One stretch of Enterobacter sp. RHBSTW-00994 DNA includes these proteins:
- the rhlB gene encoding ATP-dependent RNA helicase RhlB: MSKTHLTEQKFSDFALHAKVIEALETKGFHNCTPIQALALPLTLAGRDVAGQAQTGTGKTMAFLTSTFHYLLSHPAIADRKVNQPRALIMAPTRELAVQIHADAEPLAQATGLKLGLAYGGDGYDKQLKVLESGVDILIGTTGRLIDYAKQNHINLGAIQVVVLDEADRMYDLGFIKDIRWLFRRMPPANQRLNMLFSATLSWRVRELAFEQMNNAEYVEVEPEQKTGHRIKEELFYPSNEEKMRLLQTLIEEEWPDRAIIFANTKHRCEDIWGHLAADGHRVGLLTGDVAQKKRLRILEEFTRGDLDILVATDVAARGLHIPAVTHVFNYDLPDDCEDYVHRIGRTGRAGASGHSISLACEEYALNLPAIETYIGHSIPVSKYNQEALLSELPPPKRLTRARSGNGPRRSGAPRNRRRSG, translated from the coding sequence CAAAAGTGATTGAAGCCCTTGAAACTAAAGGGTTTCATAACTGTACGCCCATTCAGGCTCTCGCACTGCCGCTGACGCTGGCAGGTCGTGACGTTGCAGGGCAGGCGCAAACCGGTACTGGCAAAACGATGGCGTTTTTAACGTCAACGTTTCATTATTTACTTTCTCACCCAGCGATTGCTGACCGCAAAGTTAACCAGCCGCGCGCGCTCATTATGGCCCCGACGCGAGAACTGGCGGTACAGATCCATGCAGACGCTGAACCGCTAGCCCAAGCCACCGGCCTGAAACTCGGCTTGGCTTATGGCGGCGACGGTTATGATAAGCAGTTGAAAGTGCTGGAAAGCGGTGTGGATATTCTGATCGGTACAACCGGTCGTCTTATCGACTACGCCAAGCAAAACCACATTAACCTGGGCGCAATTCAGGTCGTGGTGCTGGATGAAGCCGATCGTATGTACGATCTGGGCTTTATCAAAGATATCCGTTGGTTGTTCCGTCGTATGCCGCCGGCAAACCAGCGCCTGAACATGCTGTTCTCTGCAACCCTTTCCTGGCGCGTTCGCGAACTGGCGTTCGAACAAATGAACAACGCTGAGTACGTGGAAGTCGAGCCGGAACAGAAAACCGGTCATCGCATTAAAGAAGAGCTCTTCTACCCTTCCAACGAAGAGAAAATGCGTCTGCTGCAAACGTTGATCGAAGAAGAGTGGCCAGACCGTGCCATCATCTTTGCCAATACCAAGCACCGCTGTGAAGATATCTGGGGCCATCTGGCTGCAGATGGACATCGCGTAGGCCTCCTGACTGGCGACGTTGCGCAGAAAAAACGTCTGCGTATTCTGGAAGAATTTACCCGTGGCGATCTGGATATTCTCGTCGCAACAGACGTTGCTGCGCGTGGCCTGCATATTCCTGCAGTAACACACGTCTTCAACTACGATCTGCCGGATGACTGCGAAGATTACGTACACCGTATTGGTCGTACCGGTCGTGCTGGCGCGAGCGGGCACTCCATCAGCCTGGCATGTGAAGAATATGCGCTGAATCTGCCCGCTATCGAGACATACATCGGTCACTCTATCCCGGTGAGCAAATACAACCAGGAAGCGCTGTTAAGCGAACTGCCGCCGCCGAAGCGCCTTACCCGCGCCCGCTCCGGCAATGGTCCGCGCCGCTCCGGTG